The DNA region CGTGCGGCGTTCGAGGAGCTCTACCGTCGCACGTCGCCGTGGCTGGCCGTGCGCCTGCGCCGTCGCTGCGCCGACGAACAGATCGTCGCCGAGGTGATGCAGGAGACCTACCTCGCGGTCTGGCGTGCGGCGGGCGCGTTCGCCGGTTCGGCCGTCGGCGGGAGCGCCGTGGGCTGGCTGTGGACGATCGCCGCGAGGCGGCTGGTCGACGCCTTCCGCCGCCGGGCGAAGTTCGCGCAACCGCTGCCGGTCGCGGAAACGGCCGTTTCACCCGCGGCCGAGGACGAGGCGCTGGCCGGTGCGGTCGGTGACCACGTCGGTGACGCGCTGCGACGGCTCGCTCCCGAACTCCGGCAGGTCCTGCAGGCCATGGTGCTCGACGGGCTGACCGTCCGCGAGACCGCGGTCCTGCTCGGCGTGCCGGAAGGAACCGTCAAAACCCGCGCCAGGCGGGCTCGGATCGCGATGCGGGAGGCGCTGTCGTGAACAAGGAACACGTGTCCGAACAGCTCCTCGCCGGTTACGTCCTCGGCGACGACGGCTTGGCCGGTGACGAGGTCTGGGCGGTCGAAGCCCATCTCGAATCGTGCGCGGAATGCCGGGGGAGGCTGGCCGCGGTCAGCCTGCCGTCGGTGTCGGCGCTGGTGGACGACGTCTGGGCCGGGCTGGGGCCGAAACTCGCCGAAGCGGGGCCGAGTCCGCTGCGGAGGCGGTGGACCGGACGGCTGCACACCTGGGTGACACCGGTGATGCTGCCGTGGCTGGTGATGATCCTCCTGATCCCGGCGATCGGGCTGCTGCTGGACGCGGTCGGGTTCACCGGGAGCAAGGGCTACTCGTTCGTCCAGCTGTTCTCACCGGTACTGCCCGTGCTCGGGGTGGCGGTGTCGTGGGCGAAGGGGCTCGATCCCGCGTACGAACTCGTCACTTCGACACCGAGGGCAGGGCTCTACCTGCTGCTCCGCCGGACGACGGCGGTCCTCGCCGTCGTCTTGCCGATCCAGGGCCTTTCGAGCTGGCTCGGCGGTGGTGGTTTCGGGCTCGGTCTCCTGCCGAGCCTGGCCTTCACCACCGGGACGCTCGCGCTCGGCGGGCTGATCGGGGTGGTGCGGGCGGCCTATGTCCTCGCCGGGGTCTGGATGGCGGTGATCCTGGCGCCCGCGGTGGCTTCGCAAGGGCGTGCCACCGCGCTCGAACCCCGCCTGCTCCCGGTGTGGGGCGCGATCTTCGCGGTGACCGCGGTCGTGGTGGTGCTCCGGCGGAGCGTCTTCGGCCTGCTCACCGGATCCGAACGATGAACGAAGGGGAGAACATGATGCGTGCTGTCGGGGCCGCGGAGGTCGCACCGACGACCTACGCGTGGCAGATCAAGGCGGAGGGACTGAAGGTCCGGGTCGGCAAACGCAAGTTCGCCGTGAACGGGCTCGATCTGGACCTTGGCACGGGGGTGCACGGTCTGCTCGGCCCGAACGGGGCCGGGAAGACCACGCTGATCCGGGCACTGGCGACGGTGCTCCGGCCGGCGGGGGGAGGGCTGGCGCTGCTCGGTGAATCCGTCGGGGGGTTCACCGATCAGCGCCGCCTGCGCCGCCGTATCGGCTATCTGCCGCAGAATTTCGGTTTCTACAAGCGATTCACCGTCCGGGAGTTCGTCGAATACATCGCCTGGCTCAAGGAGATGTCCAAACAGGACATCCCGGCGGCGGTGCAGCGGTCGATCGAACGCGTCGGCCTCG from Amycolatopsis sp. EV170708-02-1 includes:
- a CDS encoding RNA polymerase sigma factor, with protein sequence MKGTEPDEEQLVRRTAKGDRAAFEELYRRTSPWLAVRLRRRCADEQIVAEVMQETYLAVWRAAGAFAGSAVGGSAVGWLWTIAARRLVDAFRRRAKFAQPLPVAETAVSPAAEDEALAGAVGDHVGDALRRLAPELRQVLQAMVLDGLTVRETAVLLGVPEGTVKTRARRARIAMREALS
- a CDS encoding zf-HC2 domain-containing protein; translation: MNKEHVSEQLLAGYVLGDDGLAGDEVWAVEAHLESCAECRGRLAAVSLPSVSALVDDVWAGLGPKLAEAGPSPLRRRWTGRLHTWVTPVMLPWLVMILLIPAIGLLLDAVGFTGSKGYSFVQLFSPVLPVLGVAVSWAKGLDPAYELVTSTPRAGLYLLLRRTTAVLAVVLPIQGLSSWLGGGGFGLGLLPSLAFTTGTLALGGLIGVVRAAYVLAGVWMAVILAPAVASQGRATALEPRLLPVWGAIFAVTAVVVVLRRSVFGLLTGSER
- a CDS encoding ABC transporter ATP-binding protein, with protein sequence MRAVGAAEVAPTTYAWQIKAEGLKVRVGKRKFAVNGLDLDLGTGVHGLLGPNGAGKTTLIRALATVLRPAGGGLALLGESVGGFTDQRRLRRRIGYLPQNFGFYKRFTVREFVEYIAWLKEMSKQDIPAAVQRSIERVGLADRADDRMKTLSGGMVRRVGIAQAIVNDPDILLLDEPTAGLDPAQRVRFRELLQEIGRDACVVVSTHLVEDVATACTDVVLFENGKLVFQGTPDELAAAGSEEHVGDSPIERGYSALLGHEPGRGNW